One Thunnus maccoyii chromosome 14, fThuMac1.1, whole genome shotgun sequence genomic window carries:
- the LOC121911893 gene encoding protein snail homolog Sna-like, with translation MPRSFLVKKHQSCKKANYGRLNSNTEDAPFSTHVDSLQHSDNLPHHHRPVPSPQLRQRAHSLSTSSSSCPFSLRGDRLHIPPSPNTSPLSLLDSSSEVYSRGPAEAYKPAESCTKLNLEVQSMTADHRRRESLLPPSLPLLALLPGIPPGSSSHENFECLDCHKEYFFSGLAKHKQLQCEWSTKKYFSCKYCEKEYVSLGALKMHIRTHTLPCVCKLCGKAFSRPWLLQGHIRTHTGEKPFSCLHCSRAFADRSNLRAHLQTHSEVKKYQCASCFKTFSRISLLAKHQEAGCPLS, from the exons atgCCCCTTTCAGCACCCATGTAGACTCTCTGCAGCACAGCGACAACCTTCCTCACCATCATCGTCCAGTACCGAGCCCACAGCTACGGCAGAGGGCCcactctctctccacctcctcctcttcctgtccttTTTCTCTCAGAGGAGACCGATTGCATATTCCACCCTCTCCAAacacctcccctctctccttgtTAGATTCCTCTTCAGAGGTTTACAGTCGAGGCCCTGCAGAAGCCTACAAACCAGCTGAATCGTGTACCAAACTGAACCTGGAAGTCCAGAGTATGACAGCAGAtcacaggaggagagagagcctccttcctccatccctccctctcctggCCCTCCTCCCTGGCATCCCTcctggcagcagcagccacgAGAACTTTGAGTGTTTGGACTGTCATAAAGAGTACTTCTTCTCAGGCTTGGCCAAACACAAGCAGCTCCAGTGTGAGTGGAGCACTAAGAAGTACTTCAGCTGTAAGTACTGTGAGAAGGAGTATGTCAGCCTGGGAGCACTCAAGATGCAcatcaggacacacacactgccctgtGTGTGTAAACTCTGTGGCAAGGCCTTCTCCAGGCCCTGGCTGCTTCAGGGACATATACgaacacacacag GAGAGAAACCATTCTCTTGCCTCCACTGCAGCCGAGCCTTTGCCGACCGTTCCAACCTGAGAGCTCACCTCCAAACCCACTCTGAAGTGAAGAAGTACCAGTGTGCAAGCTGCTTCAAGACCTTCTCCAGGATCTCACTGTTAGCCAAGCACCAAGAAGCAGGATGCCCGCTGTCCTGA